A region from the Catellatospora sp. TT07R-123 genome encodes:
- a CDS encoding RNA polymerase sigma factor, with the protein MTGARIEDLLRDLAPQVLGVLVRRHGGFAECEDAVQEALLAAATQWPGQGLPDHPRAWLVTVATRRLTDQLRSDTARRRREESAYAATPADELFAPAPGERTGPAADDTLILLLLCCHPALTAPSQVALTLRAVGGLSTAEIAHAFLVPQASMAQRISRAKQRIRATGAVFAAPPPGELPERMSAVLHVLYLIFNEGYTASSGPCLQRTELTAEAIRLARELRRLRPGDGEVAGLLALMLLTDARRAARTGPDGELVPLADQDRSRWQTMAIAEGVELITDTLRRAELGPYQLQAAIAAVHAEAATTADTDWRQILSLYRVLSRLFPNPMVTLNQAVAEAMVHGPRAGLALLGTLDADERLARHHRLYAVRAHLLELAGDRDAAREQYRRAARATTSVPEQRYLESRAVRR; encoded by the coding sequence GTGACCGGTGCCCGCATCGAGGACCTGCTGCGCGACCTCGCGCCGCAGGTCCTCGGGGTGCTGGTGCGCCGCCACGGCGGCTTCGCCGAGTGCGAGGACGCGGTGCAGGAGGCGCTGCTGGCCGCCGCGACCCAGTGGCCCGGGCAGGGCCTGCCCGACCACCCCCGGGCGTGGCTGGTCACGGTCGCCACCCGGCGGCTGACCGACCAGTTGCGCAGCGACACGGCCCGCCGCCGCCGCGAGGAGTCGGCGTACGCGGCGACGCCCGCCGACGAGCTGTTCGCCCCGGCACCCGGCGAGCGGACCGGACCCGCCGCCGATGACACGCTGATCCTGCTGCTGCTGTGCTGCCATCCGGCCCTGACGGCCCCGTCCCAGGTGGCGCTCACGCTGCGCGCGGTCGGCGGCCTGTCCACCGCCGAGATCGCGCACGCGTTCCTGGTGCCGCAGGCGTCGATGGCGCAGCGGATCAGCCGGGCCAAGCAGCGGATCAGGGCCACCGGCGCCGTGTTCGCGGCGCCGCCGCCCGGCGAGCTGCCCGAGCGCATGAGCGCCGTGCTGCACGTGCTGTACCTGATCTTCAACGAGGGCTACACGGCCAGCTCCGGCCCGTGCCTTCAGCGCACCGAGCTCACCGCCGAGGCGATCCGGCTGGCCCGCGAGCTGCGGCGGCTGCGCCCCGGCGACGGCGAGGTGGCCGGGCTGCTGGCGCTGATGCTGCTCACCGACGCGCGCCGGGCCGCCCGCACCGGACCGGACGGCGAGCTGGTCCCGCTGGCCGACCAGGACCGCAGCCGCTGGCAGACGATGGCGATCGCCGAGGGCGTCGAGCTGATCACGGACACGCTGCGGCGGGCGGAGCTGGGGCCGTACCAGTTGCAGGCCGCGATAGCGGCGGTGCACGCCGAGGCCGCCACGACCGCCGACACCGACTGGCGCCAGATCCTGTCGCTGTACCGGGTGCTGTCGCGCCTGTTCCCCAACCCGATGGTGACGCTGAACCAGGCGGTCGCCGAGGCGATGGTGCACGGCCCGCGGGCGGGGCTGGCGCTGCTGGGCACGCTGGACGCCGACGAGCGCCTGGCCCGCCACCACCGGCTGTACGCCGTCCGCGCCCACCTGCTGGAGCTGGCCGGGGACCGGGACGCGGCCCGCGAGCAGTACCGCCGCGCCGCCCGCGCCACCACCAGCGTGCCCGAGCAGCGCTACCTGGAGTCGCGCGCCGTCCGCCGGTGA
- a CDS encoding carbohydrate ABC transporter permease, translated as MTTTAIPQTHRRRTGAPSTGLRTGRLRPFVYLLLTAIIAASAFPLYWTFVVASSDNSAIGEATPPLVPGGNLFDNISRVFDSSEFGLALTNSAIVATTVAVGNVLFASMAGFAFARLKFRGRNALLVTVIGTMMVPTQLGIIPLYLLTTDLGWTGHLQALIVPALVSAFGVFWMRQAVEEAVPKELVEAAFVDGCSLVRVYWHVALPAIRPAAAVLGLFMFMGAWNDFFWPLVVLNPENPTVQVALSVLASGYYTDYALMLTGALLGVLPVLGVFLLLARQIVGGIMAGAVKG; from the coding sequence ATGACGACCACCGCCATCCCCCAGACGCACCGCCGGCGCACCGGGGCGCCGTCGACCGGTCTGCGCACCGGCCGCCTTCGGCCCTTCGTCTACCTGCTGCTGACGGCGATCATCGCCGCGTCGGCGTTCCCGCTCTACTGGACCTTCGTCGTCGCCAGCTCCGACAACAGCGCCATCGGCGAGGCCACGCCGCCGCTGGTGCCCGGCGGCAACCTGTTCGACAACATCAGCCGGGTCTTCGACAGCTCCGAGTTCGGGCTGGCCCTGACCAACTCCGCGATCGTCGCCACCACCGTCGCCGTCGGCAACGTGCTGTTCGCGTCGATGGCCGGGTTCGCCTTCGCCCGGCTGAAGTTCCGCGGCCGCAACGCGCTGCTGGTGACCGTCATCGGCACCATGATGGTGCCGACCCAGCTCGGCATCATCCCGCTCTACCTGCTCACCACCGACCTCGGCTGGACCGGCCACCTCCAGGCGCTGATCGTGCCCGCGCTGGTGTCGGCGTTCGGCGTGTTCTGGATGCGCCAGGCCGTCGAGGAGGCGGTGCCCAAGGAGCTGGTCGAGGCGGCGTTCGTCGACGGCTGCTCGCTGGTGCGGGTGTACTGGCACGTCGCGTTGCCCGCGATCCGCCCGGCCGCGGCCGTGCTGGGCCTGTTCATGTTCATGGGCGCCTGGAACGACTTCTTCTGGCCCCTGGTCGTGCTCAACCCGGAGAACCCCACCGTGCAGGTGGCGCTGTCGGTGCTGGCCAGCGGCTACTACACCGACTACGCGCTGATGCTGACCGGCGCGCTGCTCGGCGTGCTGCCGGTGCTCGGCGTGTTCCTGCTGCTGGCCCGCCAGATCGTCGGCGGCATCATGGCCGGTGCGGTGAAGGGATGA
- a CDS encoding carbohydrate ABC transporter permease → MRGRLDRHLTPYLFVAPFFAVFAVFGAYPLLMTLWMSLHNWHLINGAGDWTGLDNYRELFTDPDFWNALGNTLSLFVISTVPQLILALFLAALLNTKLRGRTFWRAGVLVPNVVSVVAVALVFAQVFGRDFGIVNWLLGLVGVDPIDWPASVWSSHLAIALIVTWRWTGYNALIYLAAMQAVPNDLYESARLDGASNWRAFWTVTVPMIRPTILFTTVVSTIGGLQLFAEPLLFESKGASTGTGGSDRQYQTITMYLYEKGFTLFDAGYAATIAWVLFLVVAIIALVNFALVRRAVASR, encoded by the coding sequence ATGCGCGGGCGTCTCGACCGGCATCTCACGCCATACCTGTTCGTCGCACCCTTCTTCGCCGTGTTCGCCGTGTTCGGCGCGTACCCGCTGCTCATGACGCTGTGGATGTCGCTGCACAACTGGCACCTGATCAACGGGGCCGGCGACTGGACCGGCCTGGACAACTACCGCGAGCTGTTCACCGACCCCGACTTCTGGAACGCGCTGGGCAACACGCTCAGCCTGTTCGTCATCTCGACCGTGCCGCAGCTGATCCTGGCCCTGTTCCTGGCCGCGCTGCTCAACACCAAGCTGCGCGGGCGCACCTTCTGGCGCGCGGGCGTGCTGGTGCCGAACGTGGTGTCGGTGGTCGCCGTGGCGCTGGTGTTCGCGCAGGTGTTCGGCCGCGACTTCGGCATCGTCAACTGGCTGCTCGGACTGGTCGGCGTCGACCCGATCGACTGGCCCGCCAGCGTGTGGTCCTCGCACCTGGCCATCGCGCTCATCGTGACCTGGCGCTGGACCGGCTACAACGCGCTGATCTACCTGGCCGCGATGCAGGCCGTCCCCAACGACCTGTACGAGTCGGCCCGCCTGGACGGCGCCAGCAACTGGCGCGCCTTCTGGACCGTCACCGTGCCGATGATCCGCCCGACGATCCTGTTCACCACGGTCGTGTCCACCATCGGCGGCCTCCAGCTGTTCGCCGAGCCGCTGCTGTTCGAGTCCAAGGGCGCCTCGACCGGCACCGGCGGCTCCGACCGGCAGTACCAGACGATCACCATGTACCTCTACGAGAAGGGCTTCACCCTGTTCGACGCCGGCTACGCCGCGACGATCGCGTGGGTGCTGTTCCTGGTGGTCGCCATCATCGCCCTGGTCAACTTCGCGCTGGTACGGCGCGCCGTCGCGAGCCGCTGA
- a CDS encoding LacI family DNA-binding transcriptional regulator: MPVTQPGQAKPRPTLSTIAREANVSVPTVSKVLNGHSDISAQTRRRIEALLTRYGYQRPRAPRRKSQRGDLIDLVINELDSAWGLEILTGVEQVAEAAGLGLVVSAVHNRASLTRRWLEGLISRGSQGAILVLSDLSDEQRAELHRRTLPFVVVDGVSQPPPDVPSVGATNFTGGYAAADHLIRLGHRRIGAIGGPEQMLCSRARIAGYRAALESAGLSADRELVRYGNFQHVGGLRAAQQLLALAEPPTAIFAGSDQQATGVYEAARLTGRQIPDDLSVVGFDDLHYAQWTAPPLTTVRQPLHEMGVSAARLLLRLVNGEHLEAPRIELATELVIRNSTAQPPANVSKVGDTTS, encoded by the coding sequence GTGCCAGTGACCCAGCCCGGCCAGGCGAAACCGCGCCCGACCCTGAGCACCATCGCGCGTGAGGCCAACGTCTCGGTGCCGACGGTGTCGAAGGTCCTCAACGGCCACAGCGACATCTCCGCCCAGACCCGACGCCGCATCGAGGCCCTGCTCACCCGGTACGGCTACCAGCGCCCCCGCGCGCCGCGCCGCAAGAGCCAGCGGGGCGATCTGATCGACCTGGTCATCAACGAACTCGACAGCGCCTGGGGTCTGGAGATCCTGACCGGGGTCGAGCAGGTCGCCGAGGCCGCCGGGCTGGGCCTGGTCGTGTCGGCGGTGCACAACCGCGCCAGCCTGACCCGGCGCTGGCTGGAGGGGCTGATCTCGCGCGGCTCGCAGGGCGCGATCCTGGTGCTGTCGGACCTGTCCGACGAGCAGCGCGCCGAGCTGCACCGCCGTACGCTGCCGTTCGTCGTGGTGGACGGGGTCAGCCAGCCGCCGCCGGACGTGCCCAGCGTCGGGGCGACCAACTTCACCGGCGGGTACGCCGCCGCCGATCACCTGATCAGGCTGGGGCACCGCCGCATCGGCGCCATCGGCGGGCCGGAGCAGATGCTGTGCAGCCGGGCCCGGATCGCGGGCTACCGGGCCGCGCTGGAGTCGGCCGGGCTGTCCGCCGACCGCGAGCTGGTCCGATACGGCAACTTCCAGCACGTCGGCGGCCTGCGCGCGGCCCAGCAACTGCTTGCCCTGGCCGAGCCGCCGACGGCGATCTTCGCGGGCAGCGACCAGCAGGCGACCGGCGTCTACGAGGCGGCCCGGCTGACCGGCCGCCAGATCCCCGACGACCTGAGCGTGGTCGGCTTCGACGACCTGCACTACGCGCAGTGGACCGCGCCGCCGCTGACCACGGTGCGCCAGCCGCTGCACGAGATGGGCGTCTCCGCCGCCCGCCTGCTGCTGCGCCTGGTCAACGGCGAGCACCTGGAGGCGCCCCGGATCGAGCTGGCCACCGAGCTGGTGATCCGAAACAGCACCGCGCAACCCCCGGCGAATGTTTCGAAAGTCGGCGACACGACTTCGTAA
- a CDS encoding glycoside hydrolase family 43 protein codes for MIRNPVLPGFHPDPSLLRVGEDYYLATSTFEWMPGVRLHHSRDLVHWRPLGGVLDSGRLLDLTGTPDSGGVWAPCLSYADGVFYLVYTNVASYAGGFWDVPNYVVTATSIEGPWSDPVPLHARGFDPSLFHDADGRSWLLSNDLDWRPGHHWSAGIIAQEFDRGTGKLLGEPVNIFGGTGANFTEGPHLYRRDGWYVLVTAEGGTSWGHQVTVARSRTLLGPYEVDPVTPLLTADDPALPLQKAGHGSLVDTPAGQWYLAFLVGRPLGERDECILGRETAFAPVTWTADGWPRVEGARPRLEIPAPDLPAHPWPAQAETDDFDDAALGPHWATLRRPFGPDWGSLHERPGHLRLRGGRSPSSKVDQSLVARRVTAGRCEFTASVQADPRNVQQLAGITAFYNTRNWYYAYLTWREGVGRSLELLACDRGRLHRPAHEPVPVPGDGPVLLRVEFDGGQQLRFAYAQEPSAWRPLGATLDARMLSDEHAAEVDAEGVYHVWGFTGAFVGLWAHDLTGGTMAADFDFARYSEPGDGA; via the coding sequence ATGATCCGCAATCCGGTGCTGCCCGGCTTCCACCCCGACCCGTCGCTGCTGCGCGTGGGCGAGGACTACTACCTGGCCACGTCGACGTTCGAGTGGATGCCCGGGGTGCGCCTGCACCACTCACGCGACCTGGTCCACTGGCGGCCGCTGGGCGGCGTGCTCGACTCCGGCCGGCTGCTCGACCTGACCGGCACCCCCGACTCCGGCGGCGTGTGGGCGCCCTGCCTGTCGTACGCCGACGGGGTGTTCTACCTGGTCTACACCAACGTCGCCAGCTACGCGGGCGGCTTCTGGGACGTGCCGAACTACGTGGTGACCGCGACCTCGATCGAGGGGCCGTGGTCGGACCCGGTGCCGCTGCACGCGCGGGGGTTCGACCCGTCGCTGTTCCACGACGCCGACGGGCGCAGCTGGCTGCTCAGCAACGACCTCGACTGGCGGCCGGGGCACCACTGGTCGGCCGGGATCATCGCGCAGGAGTTCGACCGGGGCACCGGCAAGCTGCTCGGCGAGCCGGTGAACATCTTCGGCGGGACGGGCGCCAACTTCACCGAGGGGCCGCACCTCTACCGCCGCGACGGCTGGTACGTGCTGGTCACCGCCGAGGGCGGCACGTCCTGGGGGCACCAGGTGACCGTCGCCCGGTCCCGCACGCTGCTCGGGCCGTACGAGGTGGACCCGGTCACGCCGCTGCTGACCGCCGACGACCCGGCACTGCCGTTGCAGAAGGCGGGCCACGGCAGCCTCGTCGACACCCCGGCCGGGCAGTGGTACCTGGCCTTCCTGGTCGGGCGGCCGCTGGGCGAGCGCGACGAGTGCATCCTGGGCCGGGAGACCGCGTTCGCGCCGGTGACCTGGACCGCGGACGGCTGGCCGCGCGTCGAGGGGGCACGGCCCCGGTTGGAGATCCCGGCGCCGGACCTGCCCGCCCACCCGTGGCCGGCGCAGGCCGAGACCGACGACTTCGACGACGCCGCACTCGGCCCGCACTGGGCCACGCTGCGGCGGCCGTTCGGGCCGGACTGGGGGTCGCTGCACGAGCGGCCGGGGCACCTGCGGCTGCGCGGCGGCCGGTCGCCGTCGTCGAAGGTCGACCAGAGCCTGGTCGCGCGGCGGGTCACCGCCGGGCGGTGCGAGTTCACCGCCTCCGTGCAGGCCGACCCGCGCAACGTGCAGCAGCTGGCCGGGATCACCGCGTTCTACAACACCCGCAACTGGTACTACGCGTACCTGACCTGGCGGGAGGGGGTCGGGCGGAGCCTGGAGCTGCTGGCCTGCGACCGGGGGCGGCTGCACCGGCCGGCGCACGAGCCGGTGCCGGTGCCCGGGGACGGGCCGGTGCTGCTGCGGGTCGAGTTCGACGGCGGGCAGCAGCTGCGGTTCGCGTACGCCCAGGAGCCGTCGGCGTGGCGGCCGCTGGGCGCGACCCTGGACGCGCGGATGCTGTCCGACGAGCACGCGGCCGAGGTGGACGCCGAGGGCGTCTACCACGTCTGGGGCTTCACCGGGGCGTTCGTCGGCCTGTGGGCGCACGACCTGACCGGTGGCACCATGGCAGCAGACTTCGACTTCGCCCGCTACTCCGAGCCGGGGGACGGGGCATAG
- a CDS encoding VOC family protein, with translation MITNISLVTVYCLDQDKARDFYVDVLGFVARTDVTMGEDFRWVTLSHPSQPELEVTLMLPGPPLDAEAAGFVRRQLEQGKMGGLGLRVDDCRRTYTELAAKGVTFLQEPADRPYGVEAVMRDNSGNWLVLVEPRDFTPDDLA, from the coding sequence ATGATCACTAACATTTCACTGGTCACGGTGTACTGCCTCGACCAGGACAAGGCGCGCGACTTCTACGTGGATGTGCTGGGGTTCGTCGCGCGCACCGACGTCACCATGGGCGAGGACTTCCGCTGGGTGACCCTGAGCCACCCGAGCCAGCCGGAGCTGGAGGTCACCCTGATGCTGCCCGGCCCGCCGCTGGACGCCGAGGCGGCCGGCTTCGTCCGCCGCCAGCTGGAGCAGGGCAAGATGGGCGGGCTCGGCCTGCGCGTCGACGACTGCCGCCGCACGTACACCGAGCTGGCCGCCAAGGGCGTGACGTTCCTCCAGGAGCCCGCCGACCGCCCGTACGGCGTCGAGGCGGTCATGCGCGACAACTCCGGCAACTGGCTCGTCCTGGTCGAACCCCGCGACTTCACCCCCGACGACCTCGCCTGA
- a CDS encoding YciI family protein produces MKYLLIIHMNPANWEALPADVREEVMAGHGEFIKELTASGELLGFAALADPSQTRTVRVREGEPAVTDGPYLEAKEWLAGYYAIETETPERAYELAGQIPDARYFAIEVRPVMNYSGMEM; encoded by the coding sequence ATGAAGTACCTGCTGATCATCCACATGAACCCGGCCAACTGGGAGGCCCTGCCCGCCGACGTCCGCGAGGAGGTCATGGCGGGCCACGGCGAGTTCATCAAGGAGCTGACCGCCAGCGGCGAGCTGCTGGGATTCGCCGCGCTGGCCGACCCGTCGCAGACCCGGACCGTGCGGGTGCGCGAGGGCGAGCCGGCCGTCACCGACGGGCCGTACCTGGAGGCCAAGGAGTGGCTGGCGGGCTACTACGCGATCGAGACCGAGACCCCGGAGCGGGCGTACGAGCTGGCCGGGCAGATCCCGGACGCGCGGTACTTCGCGATCGAGGTGCGCCCGGTGATGAACTACTCCGGGATGGAGATGTGA
- a CDS encoding O-acetyl-ADP-ribose deacetylase, with product MPSIEVVHGDITEAQVDAIVTAANESLLGGGGVDGAIHRAAGPGLARAGGRIGPCEPGDAMATPAFDLDPPVRHVIHTVGPVWEGGEYGEDETLASCYRRSLAVADELGARSVAFPAIATGLYGFPPERAARIAVATLRATPTEVAEIRLVAFDRETYDLLTAALG from the coding sequence ATGCCGAGCATCGAAGTCGTTCACGGTGACATCACCGAGGCCCAGGTGGATGCGATCGTGACCGCCGCCAACGAGTCGCTGCTCGGCGGGGGCGGCGTCGACGGCGCGATCCACCGCGCCGCGGGGCCGGGCCTGGCGCGGGCGGGCGGCCGCATCGGCCCGTGCGAGCCGGGCGACGCCATGGCCACCCCGGCGTTCGACCTGGACCCGCCGGTCCGCCACGTGATCCACACCGTCGGCCCGGTCTGGGAGGGCGGCGAGTACGGCGAGGACGAGACCCTCGCCTCCTGCTACCGCCGCAGCCTGGCCGTCGCCGACGAGCTCGGCGCCCGCAGCGTCGCCTTCCCCGCCATCGCCACGGGGCTGTACGGCTTCCCGCCCGAGCGCGCCGCCCGCATCGCCGTGGCCACCCTGCGCGCCACCCCGACCGAGGTGGCCGAGATCCGCCTGGTCGCGTTCGACCGCGAGACCTACGACCTGCTCACCGCCGCGCTGGGCTGA
- a CDS encoding helix-turn-helix transcriptional regulator, whose translation MSRDAGARNSRRVPVELLAHLRRSRDHIDRHYAEPLALDALARVAGVSKFHFVRSFEATYGETPIRYLTRRRIERAQDLLRSANLTVTEICMMVGFASLGSFSSRFAQLTGETPTAYRDRWAARGGPHVPGCYLFMRGVVDLAGTTGRPNAPGAISEKQGC comes from the coding sequence ATGTCGCGCGATGCCGGGGCCAGGAACAGCCGGAGGGTGCCGGTCGAGCTGCTGGCGCACCTGCGCCGCTCGCGCGACCACATCGACCGGCACTACGCCGAGCCGCTGGCGCTGGACGCGCTGGCCCGGGTGGCCGGGGTGTCGAAGTTCCACTTCGTGCGCAGCTTCGAGGCGACCTACGGCGAGACCCCGATCCGCTACCTGACCCGGCGCCGGATCGAGCGGGCTCAGGACCTGCTGCGCAGCGCGAACCTGACCGTGACCGAGATCTGCATGATGGTCGGCTTCGCCAGCCTGGGCTCGTTCTCGTCGCGGTTCGCGCAGCTCACCGGCGAGACGCCGACGGCCTACCGGGACCGGTGGGCGGCGCGGGGCGGCCCGCACGTGCCGGGCTGCTACCTGTTCATGCGCGGGGTGGTGGATCTGGCGGGCACCACGGGCCGGCCCAACGCGCCCGGCGCAATCTCGGAGAAGCAAGGCTGCTGA
- a CDS encoding extracellular solute-binding protein — protein sequence MSSAFARKGACLAAGLVVAALAVTGCSSTDDGKSGDKITLTVATFSDFGYEPLIKEYLASHPNIEVKTRVTEFDQHHKQLATRLGAGAGTADIEAVEEGYLPQFRQSKDKFYNLADYGAKDLSAQWLPWKWQQSLADNGNFVMGLGTDMGGLALCYRSDLFKAAGLPTTRDEVSALWTSWDDYFSVGNRFTAAGTKAKWFDGVGNIYTAMLNQVPFAYFDTADAYVGDTNANVKNAFDKVAAAAANPGMSAKLDPFSQQWTVGFKQGTFATLPCPSWMLGLIKDGSGPENAGKWDIAKIPGGGGNWGGSFLTVPKQGKHPKEAYELAKFLTSPDSEAKIFQNVGSLPSQPETLKNPAVLGFKNEYFTNAPVGEIYAKSGESLQPNYRGTRDADVRPVFGRALARVEQGKQNPADAWAQAVSEAAKALAK from the coding sequence ATGTCCAGCGCCTTCGCCCGCAAGGGCGCGTGCCTGGCGGCCGGGCTCGTGGTCGCCGCGCTCGCGGTGACCGGCTGCAGCAGCACCGACGACGGCAAGAGCGGTGACAAGATCACCCTCACCGTGGCCACCTTCAGCGACTTCGGCTACGAGCCGCTGATCAAGGAGTACCTGGCCAGCCACCCGAACATCGAGGTCAAGACCCGGGTCACCGAGTTCGACCAGCACCACAAGCAGCTCGCCACGCGCCTGGGTGCGGGCGCGGGCACCGCCGACATCGAGGCGGTCGAGGAGGGCTACCTGCCCCAGTTCCGCCAGTCTAAGGACAAGTTCTACAACCTGGCCGACTACGGCGCCAAGGACCTCTCGGCGCAGTGGCTGCCCTGGAAGTGGCAGCAGAGCCTGGCCGACAACGGCAACTTCGTGATGGGCCTGGGCACCGACATGGGCGGCCTGGCCCTGTGCTACCGCTCCGACCTGTTCAAGGCGGCCGGCCTGCCGACCACCCGCGACGAGGTCTCGGCGCTGTGGACCAGCTGGGACGACTACTTCTCGGTCGGCAACCGGTTCACCGCCGCCGGCACCAAGGCCAAGTGGTTCGACGGCGTCGGCAACATCTACACCGCGATGCTGAACCAGGTGCCGTTCGCGTACTTCGACACCGCCGACGCGTACGTCGGCGACACCAACGCGAACGTGAAGAACGCGTTCGACAAGGTGGCGGCCGCGGCCGCGAACCCGGGCATGTCGGCCAAGCTCGACCCGTTCAGCCAGCAGTGGACCGTCGGCTTCAAGCAGGGCACCTTCGCCACGCTGCCGTGCCCGAGCTGGATGCTCGGCCTGATCAAGGACGGCTCCGGCCCGGAGAACGCCGGCAAGTGGGACATCGCCAAGATCCCCGGTGGCGGCGGCAACTGGGGCGGGTCGTTCCTGACCGTCCCCAAGCAGGGCAAGCACCCCAAGGAGGCGTACGAGCTGGCGAAGTTCCTCACCTCGCCGGACTCCGAGGCCAAGATCTTCCAGAACGTGGGCAGCCTGCCCTCGCAGCCGGAGACCCTGAAGAACCCGGCCGTGCTCGGTTTCAAGAACGAGTACTTCACCAACGCGCCGGTGGGTGAGATCTACGCCAAGTCGGGTGAGTCGCTCCAGCCGAACTACCGCGGCACCCGCGACGCCGACGTGCGGCCGGTCTTCGGCCGGGCGCTGGCCCGCGTCGAGCAGGGCAAGCAGAACCCCGCCGACGCCTGGGCGCAGGCCGTGTCCGAGGCCGCCAAGGCCCTCGCCAAGTGA